A stretch of Bacteroidota bacterium DNA encodes these proteins:
- a CDS encoding response regulator, which translates to MNPALEKIAKHLRNAEDFARSKRYSEALLEVDYIFQIDPKNYQGRTLQERIRSLQKKEEEAARNPVVAPLSKEGVFRHLRIAEEHFLANRFDEALIETERVLQADPDNYQGRSLLDRIHTMQKRAETVSQARTFTKNLTLEKKIELISQYLREADRLIQLQQYDRALEQVAKVFGLDPTNHFAQAYSQSIEMLMKKGATPIPAPVTPAVKKPAAVPVPVPAPAAPVAAPAPPPAPVPPPRPHVPPVAAPSAPAHPAPAHVPAQPPKPAPQPAKPVPAEASRKLEGRLKMYREILDEMWFDGILTEKEAAELVKIRDMFNISDEEHARLEKEIKTEAYVQALRIVLHDGVVSENEERVLELMRRRYGISMEEHKDAEAKILEARHSPPSLGTILIVDDEKTILLTYSAILRRHGYTVLIAESVEAALVILEKQTPDLILSDVMFPSPKEGGFEFYNQVRNNRRFDGVPFLLMSGVSDEYVVRAGMRLGVDGYLLKPFDNEMLLATLEGKLKR; encoded by the coding sequence ATGAATCCAGCGCTCGAAAAAATCGCCAAGCATCTCCGTAATGCAGAGGACTTTGCACGTTCGAAGCGCTATTCCGAAGCGTTGCTGGAAGTCGATTATATTTTTCAGATCGACCCCAAAAATTATCAGGGGCGCACCCTGCAGGAGAGGATCCGCTCTCTTCAGAAGAAGGAAGAGGAAGCCGCCCGCAATCCCGTCGTCGCGCCGCTGTCGAAAGAAGGAGTCTTCCGGCATCTCCGGATCGCCGAAGAGCATTTTCTTGCCAACCGGTTCGATGAAGCGCTGATCGAGACCGAACGCGTGCTTCAAGCCGACCCGGATAATTATCAGGGCCGCTCGCTGCTGGACCGGATTCACACCATGCAGAAAAGAGCCGAGACCGTTTCTCAGGCCCGGACATTTACAAAAAATCTTACGCTCGAAAAGAAGATCGAGCTGATCTCCCAATATTTACGAGAGGCGGACAGATTAATTCAACTTCAGCAGTATGACCGCGCGCTTGAACAGGTGGCAAAGGTCTTCGGTCTTGATCCGACCAATCATTTTGCTCAGGCGTATTCTCAGAGCATCGAGATGCTGATGAAAAAAGGAGCGACGCCGATTCCCGCTCCCGTTACTCCTGCTGTAAAAAAACCGGCAGCGGTGCCGGTGCCCGTGCCGGCCCCGGCAGCCCCCGTGGCCGCTCCCGCGCCGCCTCCAGCGCCCGTTCCTCCTCCGCGCCCGCATGTTCCCCCGGTGGCAGCCCCATCGGCACCGGCGCATCCGGCCCCCGCGCATGTTCCAGCACAACCGCCGAAACCGGCACCGCAGCCGGCCAAGCCCGTTCCGGCTGAGGCGTCGCGTAAGCTGGAAGGCAGGCTGAAAATGTACCGCGAGATACTCGACGAGATGTGGTTTGACGGCATTCTCACAGAAAAGGAGGCCGCCGAGCTGGTCAAGATCCGCGACATGTTCAACATCTCCGACGAAGAACATGCCCGCCTGGAAAAAGAGATCAAAACTGAAGCCTACGTGCAGGCGCTCCGCATCGTCCTCCACGACGGTGTTGTGAGCGAGAACGAAGAGCGCGTGCTGGAATTGATGCGGCGGCGCTACGGTATTTCGATGGAAGAGCATAAGGATGCCGAGGCGAAAATTCTCGAAGCGCGGCATTCTCCCCCTTCGCTCGGAACGATTCTTATCGTTGACGACGAAAAGACGATCCTCCTTACCTATTCAGCGATTCTCCGCAGGCATGGGTACACCGTGCTGATCGCCGAATCGGTCGAGGCGGCGCTGGTGATCCTGGAAAAGCAAACGCCCGACCTGATTCTCTCGGATGTGATGTTTCCGTCTCCGAAGGAGGGGGGGTTTGAGTTCTATAACCAGGTGCGCAATAACCGGCGCTTTGACGGCGTTCCGTTCCTGCTGATGTCCGGCGTCAGCGACGAGTACGTCGTTCGCGCAGGAATGAGGCTTGGCGTTGACGGATATCTTTTGAAGCCGTTCGATAACGAAATGCTGCTGGCGACGCTCGAAGGGAAATTAAAGCGTTAA